From one Macellibacteroides fermentans genomic stretch:
- a CDS encoding MIP/aquaporin family protein, with protein MTPFVAEYIGTAIMILMGGGVVANVVLDKTKGNNSGWMVITTAWAMGVFIGVVVAGPYSGAHLNPAISIGLAAAGTFPWSNVLSYVVAQFLGAATGALMVWMFYKDHFDITENKVSKLGVFCTVPEIRNPFRNFLSEVIGTFVLMLVVFYITKGEAQMLNEKVTIPIGLGSVGAIPVAFTVWVIGLSLGGTTGYAINPARDLAPRFMHSVLPIKDKGDSQWSYSWVPLIGPLLGSTLAAMLYLILLD; from the coding sequence ATGACTCCGTTTGTAGCTGAATATATTGGTACGGCAATCATGATTTTAATGGGTGGAGGTGTTGTCGCCAATGTGGTTTTAGATAAAACGAAAGGAAATAACTCCGGTTGGATGGTAATAACTACGGCCTGGGCTATGGGTGTTTTTATAGGTGTGGTAGTTGCCGGGCCGTATAGTGGGGCTCATTTAAATCCAGCTATCTCAATTGGTCTGGCGGCAGCCGGTACTTTTCCCTGGAGCAATGTTTTATCCTATGTTGTGGCACAGTTCTTAGGTGCTGCTACCGGTGCGCTGATGGTTTGGATGTTTTATAAGGATCATTTTGACATTACAGAAAACAAAGTATCCAAATTAGGTGTTTTCTGTACAGTTCCAGAAATAAGGAATCCATTTAGGAACTTTTTATCGGAAGTAATTGGTACATTTGTTCTGATGCTAGTGGTATTCTATATTACAAAAGGAGAAGCTCAGATGTTAAATGAGAAAGTTACAATTCCTATTGGTTTAGGCTCTGTAGGAGCAATCCCGGTTGCTTTTACGGTTTGGGTTATTGGTCTTTCTCTTGGAGGTACCACCGGCTATGCGATTAATCCCGCAAGAGATTTAGCTCCCCGGTTTATGCACTCAGTTTTGCCCATTAAAGACAAAGGAGACAGTCAGTGGTCGTATTCCTGGGTTCCGTTAATCGGTCCGCTTCTGGGCTCTACGTTGGCCGCTATGCTCTATTTGATATTGCTGGACTGA
- a CDS encoding acetate--CoA ligase family protein: MINRELINPQSIVIVGGSNNVQKPGGRLVRNLLDGKYKGDLYVVNAKETEVQGVKSYANVAEIPDTELAIISIPGKACPEVVEVLAKQKNVRAFIIISAGFGEETVEGGIIENQLLDIINEAGASFIGPNCIGVMNTNYHGVFTQPVPEFHHDGVDFISSSGGTALFILESALTKGLRFSSVWSVGNSKQNGVEDVLEYMDRNFNPVTDSKIKMLYIESIKQPDKLLYHASSLIKKGCRIAAIKAGSTDSGKRAASSHTGAIASSDSAVEALFRKAGIVRCFSREELTTVASIFTLNEVKGKNCAIITHAGGPAVMLADALSKGHLNVPNLEGPIANELKSKLYPGAAVGNPIDIIGTGTPEHLATVIDYCENKFDEVDLMMVIFGSPGVVNVYDAYEVLHKKMGQCKKPIFPILPSIVTAGPEVRSFIKKGHVNFSDEVTLGTALSRVLNTPTPASTDIQLYGVDVPEVRRIIDQLPADGYLNPSQVRRLLGAANIPMVAEFTSDDKDEIIEFARKVKYPVVAKVVGPVHKSDIGGVALNIKYEEHLLFEFERMMRLPEVTSIMVQPMLKGTELFLGAKYEEKFGHVVLCGLGGIFVEVLKDVSYGLSPLSYDEAYSMIRSLRGYPIIKGTRGQKGIDEQQYADIIVRLSTLLRFATEIKEIDINPLLATDRGLFAVDARIRIEKK, from the coding sequence ATGATTAACAGAGAACTCATAAATCCCCAAAGTATTGTTATTGTTGGAGGATCTAACAATGTACAGAAACCGGGAGGAAGGCTGGTGCGTAACCTGCTTGATGGAAAATATAAAGGAGACTTATACGTAGTTAATGCCAAAGAAACCGAAGTGCAAGGGGTTAAATCTTATGCAAATGTTGCAGAAATCCCCGATACGGAGCTCGCCATCATATCTATCCCGGGGAAAGCGTGTCCCGAGGTAGTTGAAGTTCTGGCCAAACAAAAAAATGTTCGGGCTTTTATTATTATATCCGCAGGATTCGGAGAAGAAACTGTTGAAGGAGGAATTATTGAAAATCAACTGTTGGACATAATCAACGAAGCCGGAGCCTCATTTATAGGACCTAATTGCATCGGTGTGATGAATACTAATTATCACGGAGTATTTACTCAGCCGGTTCCTGAATTTCATCACGATGGAGTAGATTTTATTTCAAGTTCGGGTGGTACTGCACTTTTCATTCTCGAATCGGCTTTAACAAAAGGATTGCGTTTCTCGTCGGTGTGGTCTGTAGGCAATTCAAAGCAAAACGGGGTAGAGGATGTACTTGAATACATGGATCGTAATTTTAATCCGGTTACAGATTCAAAAATAAAGATGCTTTATATAGAAAGCATAAAGCAGCCTGATAAATTGCTGTATCACGCGTCATCGTTGATAAAAAAAGGATGTCGCATTGCAGCCATCAAAGCCGGAAGCACCGATTCAGGTAAAAGAGCTGCATCATCACATACAGGTGCAATTGCAAGTTCGGATTCGGCGGTAGAGGCATTATTCCGTAAAGCCGGTATCGTACGCTGCTTCAGCAGGGAGGAATTAACTACCGTTGCCAGTATTTTTACCTTGAATGAGGTGAAAGGAAAGAATTGTGCTATCATCACCCATGCCGGAGGTCCCGCGGTAATGTTGGCAGACGCACTCTCCAAGGGGCATTTAAATGTTCCGAATCTGGAGGGACCAATTGCAAACGAACTCAAATCGAAACTATATCCGGGTGCAGCTGTGGGAAATCCTATCGATATCATAGGTACGGGAACTCCGGAACATCTTGCAACTGTAATTGATTATTGCGAGAATAAATTTGACGAAGTCGATTTGATGATGGTTATTTTTGGTAGTCCGGGAGTAGTGAACGTTTATGATGCTTATGAGGTACTTCATAAAAAGATGGGACAATGTAAGAAGCCTATCTTCCCAATATTGCCTTCTATTGTTACGGCTGGTCCCGAAGTACGCAGCTTTATAAAGAAAGGTCATGTTAATTTTTCGGACGAAGTAACATTAGGAACAGCCTTGTCCAGGGTATTGAATACGCCAACACCGGCCAGTACGGATATACAATTGTATGGAGTGGATGTACCAGAAGTAAGAAGGATCATCGATCAGTTGCCAGCAGACGGGTATTTGAATCCTTCGCAGGTGCGCAGACTACTCGGGGCCGCAAATATACCGATGGTTGCCGAGTTTACTTCGGACGATAAAGACGAAATAATTGAATTTGCCAGAAAGGTAAAATATCCTGTGGTGGCTAAGGTTGTGGGACCTGTTCATAAAAGTGATATAGGCGGCGTAGCACTAAATATCAAATACGAAGAACATCTTCTGTTTGAATTTGAACGGATGATGCGTTTGCCTGAAGTAACTTCCATCATGGTACAACCCATGTTGAAAGGAACCGAATTGTTTTTAGGAGCTAAATATGAAGAAAAGTTCGGGCATGTTGTTTTATGTGGACTTGGAGGAATTTTTGTTGAAGTACTCAAAGATGTATCGTATGGTCTGTCTCCTTTGTCGTATGATGAAGCGTACTCCATGATCAGGTCTTTAAGAGGTTATCCTATTATTAAAGGAACAAGAGGGCAGAAAGGTATTGATGAACAACAATATGCCGATATTATTGTACGGCTATCCACCTTGCTGCGTTTTGCAACGGAAATAAAGGAAATAGACATCAATCCTTTGCTTGCAACCGATCGAGGCCTGTTTGCTGTGGATGCCCGCATCCGGATAGAAAAGAAATAG
- a CDS encoding GNAT family N-acetyltransferase encodes MLKFRQATESDCQLIQSLASQTWEDTYKNILTKAQLDYMFEMMYSIENIKKQMNELHHLFFIVEDDHTPCAYCSIEQKDDFLFNFQKIYAVPTVHGKGIGRYLIEQGIEYIKTHFPTASKVELYVNRFNPAVDFYKHMGFEIESTRDHHIRNDFYMNDFIMVKTI; translated from the coding sequence ATGCTTAAATTCAGACAAGCCACAGAATCAGATTGCCAGTTGATACAATCTCTTGCTTCCCAAACATGGGAAGATACATATAAAAACATATTAACGAAAGCTCAATTGGATTATATGTTTGAAATGATGTATTCAATCGAAAATATTAAAAAACAGATGAACGAGCTGCACCATCTGTTTTTCATCGTTGAAGACGATCATACTCCCTGTGCTTATTGCTCAATCGAACAAAAGGATGATTTCCTGTTTAACTTTCAGAAAATTTATGCCGTGCCCACGGTTCATGGAAAAGGAATCGGGAGATATCTTATTGAACAGGGAATTGAATACATTAAAACACATTTTCCAACAGCATCTAAAGTTGAGCTTTATGTAAACAGATTTAATCCGGCAGTCGACTTTTACAAACACATGGGATTTGAAATAGAAAGCACCAGGGATCATCATATCAGAAATGATTTCTACATGAATGATTTTATCATGGTAAAGACTATTTAA
- a CDS encoding DUF2764 domain-containing protein, translated as MSKYYALIAGLPNISLEDTKVNYTLLSFREELDSILTSSDIKLINLYFNKFDNKNLKSYFRFRDLDPDPRGRITYEEYQTLIQALKEGVKAPKNSKLPAYFAQFLSVYLANQDSPELITWEDYLASLYYAYAMKCSNKFVSEWFELNLNINNILSAITCRKFGWDKKAYIIGNNKVAESIRSSNARDFGLGDEVDYLPELIRIAEEPDLTLREKKLDVLKWNWLDEKTFFKTFDIESVFAYMLKLEMIERWVTLDKEAGEKTFRELVKGMKKGSVSALEEFKRNNNK; from the coding sequence ATGAGTAAATATTATGCATTAATCGCTGGGCTGCCCAATATTTCGCTGGAAGATACCAAAGTAAACTATACACTTTTATCTTTTAGAGAAGAATTGGACTCTATACTCACAAGTAGCGATATAAAGCTGATAAACCTCTATTTCAATAAATTCGACAATAAAAATCTGAAGTCTTACTTCCGGTTCCGCGACCTGGATCCCGATCCGCGTGGACGAATTACCTATGAGGAATATCAAACGCTAATACAAGCCCTCAAGGAGGGAGTAAAAGCTCCCAAAAACAGCAAATTGCCTGCCTATTTTGCCCAATTTCTTTCTGTTTATCTTGCCAATCAGGATAGTCCGGAATTAATAACATGGGAAGACTATCTGGCTTCACTTTATTATGCTTATGCAATGAAGTGTAGTAATAAGTTTGTTTCGGAATGGTTTGAGCTGAATCTGAATATCAACAATATTCTTTCGGCAATAACTTGCAGAAAATTCGGATGGGATAAGAAAGCTTATATTATTGGAAATAATAAAGTGGCAGAATCGATCCGATCGTCTAATGCGCGCGACTTCGGACTAGGGGATGAAGTAGATTATCTTCCTGAACTTATTAGGATTGCAGAAGAGCCGGATTTAACATTGCGTGAAAAGAAACTGGATGTGTTAAAGTGGAACTGGCTTGATGAAAAGACATTTTTTAAAACTTTTGATATAGAAAGTGTCTTTGCCTATATGCTTAAACTGGAAATGATTGAACGTTGGGTTACCCTGGATAAAGAGGCCGGAGAGAAAACATTCCGCGAACTTGTAAAAGGGATGAAGAAAGGAAGTGTGAGTGCATTGGAAGAATTTAAAAGAAACAATAATAAATAG
- a CDS encoding V-type ATP synthase subunit A — MATKGIVKGIVSNLVTLEVDGPVSQNEICYISVGGVKLMSEVIKVIGKNAFVQVFESTRGMRVGDEAVFEGHMLEVTLGPGMLSRNYDGLQNDLDKMDGVFLKRGDYTYALNNDQLWEFKPLAAVGDKVEAGSWLGEVNENLQPHKIMVPFVLEGSFTIKSIVGAGSYKIEDTIAVITDEEGNDTVVTMIQKWPVKKALTCYKLKPRPYKLLETGVRIIDTVNPIVEGGTGFIPGPFGTGKTVLQHAISKQAEADIVIIAACGERANEVVEIFAEFPHLVDPHTGRKLMERTIIIANTSNMPVAAREASVYTAMTIAEYYRSMGLKVLLMADSTSRWAQALREMSNRLEELPGPDAFPMDLSAIVANFYARAGFVELKNGASGSVTFIGTVSPAGGNLKEPVTENTKKVARCFYALEQERADRKRYPAVNPIDSYSKYLEYPEFQEYIAKHISPNWIEMVDEIKTRMLRGKEIAEQINILGDDGVPVEYHITFWKSELIDFVILQQDAFDAIDAVTPLNRQEFMMDRVSRICRSDFRFDGFTEVMDYFKKLINVFKQMNYSEWESAEFKKFNEQLDEILAERIVNN, encoded by the coding sequence ATGGCAACGAAAGGAATTGTGAAAGGAATCGTATCTAACCTTGTTACATTAGAGGTTGATGGTCCGGTTTCGCAGAATGAGATCTGTTACATTTCCGTTGGAGGCGTAAAGCTGATGTCGGAAGTAATTAAAGTAATAGGTAAGAACGCTTTTGTTCAGGTATTTGAAAGTACCCGTGGTATGCGGGTAGGAGATGAAGCTGTGTTTGAGGGCCATATGCTTGAGGTTACTTTAGGACCCGGTATGCTATCCCGCAACTACGACGGATTACAGAACGACCTGGATAAAATGGACGGTGTATTTCTGAAGCGTGGAGATTACACCTATGCCTTGAATAACGATCAACTTTGGGAGTTTAAACCTTTGGCTGCCGTTGGCGACAAGGTGGAAGCCGGTAGCTGGTTGGGAGAAGTGAATGAAAATTTACAACCCCATAAAATCATGGTGCCTTTTGTTTTGGAAGGTTCGTTTACCATAAAATCGATTGTGGGTGCAGGTTCCTATAAAATAGAAGATACCATCGCTGTTATAACGGACGAAGAGGGTAACGACACTGTGGTTACAATGATTCAGAAGTGGCCGGTAAAAAAGGCTTTAACATGTTATAAATTAAAACCGAGACCCTATAAACTGCTGGAAACTGGTGTACGTATCATCGATACGGTGAACCCCATTGTAGAAGGTGGTACAGGATTTATTCCCGGACCGTTCGGGACAGGTAAGACCGTTCTGCAGCACGCCATATCTAAACAGGCCGAGGCAGATATCGTGATTATCGCCGCTTGTGGAGAACGTGCTAATGAGGTTGTAGAAATCTTTGCAGAGTTCCCTCACCTGGTAGATCCGCACACCGGTCGTAAATTGATGGAACGTACTATTATCATTGCTAATACTTCAAACATGCCGGTGGCAGCTCGTGAAGCTTCGGTTTATACAGCTATGACCATCGCCGAATACTATCGTAGTATGGGATTGAAGGTATTGTTGATGGCCGACTCTACTTCACGTTGGGCACAGGCATTGCGTGAAATGTCTAACCGTTTGGAAGAATTACCCGGACCGGATGCATTCCCGATGGACTTATCTGCCATTGTTGCCAACTTCTATGCGCGTGCAGGATTCGTAGAACTTAAAAATGGAGCTTCTGGATCAGTAACCTTTATAGGTACCGTATCACCTGCCGGTGGTAACCTTAAAGAACCTGTTACCGAAAATACAAAGAAGGTGGCCCGTTGTTTCTATGCGTTGGAGCAGGAGCGTGCAGACCGCAAGCGTTATCCGGCTGTAAATCCGATAGACAGTTATTCAAAGTACCTTGAATACCCCGAGTTTCAGGAGTATATTGCCAAGCATATATCTCCAAACTGGATTGAAATGGTTGACGAAATTAAAACACGTATGCTGCGTGGTAAAGAGATTGCCGAGCAAATCAATATCCTGGGTGACGATGGTGTGCCTGTAGAATATCATATTACGTTCTGGAAATCGGAGTTGATCGACTTCGTTATTTTGCAACAGGATGCATTTGATGCCATTGATGCAGTTACGCCTCTTAACCGTCAGGAGTTCATGATGGACAGAGTGAGCCGGATTTGTCGTTCGGACTTCAGATTTGATGGCTTTACTGAGGTAATGGACTATTTCAAGAAGCTGATCAATGTCTTTAAACAGATGAACTATTCTGAGTGGGAAAGTGCAGAATTCAAGAAGTTTAACGAGCAGTTGGATGAGATACTTGCTGAGCGAATTGTAAATAATTAA
- a CDS encoding V-type ATP synthase subunit B: MATKAFQKIYTKITQITKATCSLKAAGVGYDELASVDGKLAQVVKIIGDEVTLQVFSGTEGIRTNAEVVFMGKAPSLKVGDQLAGRFFNAYGDPIDGGPIPEGKDVEIGGPSVNPVRRKQPSELIATGIAGIDLNNTLVTGQKIPFFADPDQPFNQVMAMVALRAQSDKIILGGMGMTNDDYLFFKNTFSNAGALDRIVSFINTTEDPSVERILIPDMALCAAEYFAVEKNEKVLVLLTDMTNYADALAIVSNRMDQIPSKDSMPGSLYSDLAKIYEKAVQFPAGGSITIIAVTTLSGGDITHAVPDNTGYITEGQLYLRRDSDVGKVIVDPFRSLSRLKQLVTGKKTREDHPQVMNAAVRLYADAANAKTKLENGFDLTDYDIRTLNYAKDYSKKLLAIDVNLNTTEMLDVTWELFSKHFKPQEVNIKQALVDQYWKVKE; this comes from the coding sequence ATGGCAACAAAAGCATTTCAAAAAATATATACGAAAATTACCCAGATTACGAAAGCTACTTGTTCGCTTAAAGCTGCAGGAGTAGGGTATGATGAGTTGGCTTCTGTAGATGGCAAGCTGGCTCAGGTAGTAAAAATTATCGGCGACGAGGTAACTTTGCAGGTTTTTTCGGGTACGGAAGGTATTCGTACCAACGCAGAGGTTGTTTTCATGGGCAAGGCTCCTTCACTTAAAGTAGGAGATCAATTGGCCGGTCGCTTTTTCAATGCCTACGGTGATCCGATTGATGGCGGACCAATACCCGAAGGTAAAGATGTAGAGATTGGTGGTCCCTCCGTGAATCCGGTACGACGTAAACAACCTTCCGAACTTATTGCTACAGGTATTGCGGGTATCGACCTTAATAATACGCTGGTAACAGGTCAGAAGATTCCGTTCTTTGCAGACCCCGACCAGCCTTTCAACCAGGTAATGGCGATGGTTGCCTTACGTGCACAATCGGACAAGATTATTCTGGGCGGAATGGGTATGACCAACGACGATTATCTTTTCTTTAAAAATACTTTCAGCAATGCAGGAGCTCTCGATCGTATTGTAAGTTTTATCAATACTACGGAAGATCCCTCGGTGGAGCGTATTCTTATTCCGGACATGGCATTATGTGCTGCTGAGTATTTTGCTGTTGAGAAGAACGAGAAGGTGTTGGTATTGCTTACGGACATGACCAACTATGCGGATGCTTTGGCAATCGTATCTAACCGTATGGACCAGATTCCTTCCAAAGATTCAATGCCAGGTTCGTTGTATTCGGATCTTGCCAAGATTTATGAGAAGGCAGTACAGTTCCCGGCCGGTGGATCAATTACAATTATTGCGGTAACTACTTTATCGGGTGGCGATATTACGCATGCCGTACCCGATAATACAGGATATATTACTGAAGGACAGCTGTATTTGCGCAGGGATAGCGACGTGGGTAAAGTAATTGTTGACCCGTTCCGCAGCTTGTCTCGTCTAAAACAGCTTGTTACAGGTAAGAAAACGCGCGAAGACCATCCGCAGGTTATGAATGCAGCTGTACGTTTGTATGCCGATGCTGCTAATGCAAAGACAAAACTTGAAAACGGATTCGACCTTACGGATTATGATATTCGTACGTTAAACTATGCCAAAGACTATTCTAAAAAACTTTTGGCTATCGACGTAAACCTGAATACTACAGAGATGCTTGATGTTACCTGGGAATTGTTCTCTAAACATTTTAAACCACAGGAGGTGAACATCAAGCAAGCGCTTGTTGATCAATACTGGAAAGTAAAAGAATAA
- a CDS encoding V-type ATP synthase subunit D, protein MAIKFQYNKTSLQQLEKQLKVRERSLPTIKSKESALRIEVKRTKDEVRSLELQLEEEIRSYENMVALWNEFNPSLIKVKDVTLSTRKIAGVLVPVLNDIEFEIGTYSLFNSPSWYADGIELLKVLARTGIEAEFSGMKLELLEHARKKTTQKVNLFEKVQIPGYKDAIRKVKRFMEDEESLSKSSQKIMRSNQEKRNLKEEEEVA, encoded by the coding sequence ATGGCTATAAAGTTTCAATATAACAAAACTTCGTTGCAGCAGCTTGAGAAACAACTCAAAGTACGCGAGCGCTCTCTACCAACCATTAAAAGTAAGGAGAGTGCCTTACGTATTGAGGTGAAGCGCACAAAAGACGAGGTAAGATCATTGGAACTCCAGCTTGAAGAAGAAATTCGCAGTTACGAAAATATGGTTGCTCTATGGAATGAGTTCAATCCTTCACTTATAAAGGTTAAGGATGTTACACTTTCCACAAGAAAAATTGCCGGTGTACTTGTGCCTGTTTTGAATGATATTGAATTCGAGATAGGTACGTACAGTCTGTTTAATTCCCCTTCGTGGTATGCCGATGGCATTGAGTTGCTTAAGGTTTTGGCACGTACGGGTATAGAGGCCGAGTTTTCGGGCATGAAGCTGGAGTTGTTGGAGCATGCAAGGAAGAAGACTACTCAAAAAGTAAACCTTTTTGAGAAAGTACAGATTCCGGGCTATAAGGATGCGATCCGCAAGGTGAAGAGATTTATGGAAGACGAAGAAAGTCTGTCCAAATCTTCGCAAAAAATCATGAGATCTAACCAGGAAAAACGTAATCTCAAAGAAGAGGAGGAGGTAGCATGA
- a CDS encoding V-type ATP synthase subunit I, producing the protein MIVKMNKYAFMVYHKEYETFLSDLRDAGVVHLVETKSTADNKELQESLIQRKRIDTLKRYFKALLADQKDVQQAPARDISVKEGLRLVQKIEECQDKKALLESARQTLEKEIAYMEIWGEFTYSNINKLQRAGYHITFFTCPVAKFNDSWVEKYNAIQISTYQSVVYFITITKIGEVIEIDAERPKMPDRGLAKLRARYNKQLEDIKAIADRLKQYAVEDYNTLDMLDKKLHNKFNYSNAIVQATKEADDKLMLMEGWAPREKEEALEKMLDDKGIYYQKLEIKEEDSVPIQLKNNRFSRLFEPITKLFSLPNYNEFDPTPFFAPFFMMFFGFCFGDAGYGIIIVTVCTLLKRKVGPDLRPFLTLFQFLGLATIIFGLLSGSFLGIALADVKALSAFKAYFLNSDNLMTLSIIVGLLQIVFGKCVAAAQVIYLKGWKYGVAPIGWILVIVAAIAAFGLPMVGIALSPMMLNVCNGLIAIGLLVALLYNSPGKNVFLNFGSGLWNAYNIASGLLGDTLSYIRLFAIGLTGAILGGVFNELAFTMTDGMNIVLRSVMVLLILLIGHSINFGLCMISSLVHPLRLTFVEYYKNAEFGGGGKTFTPFKLEK; encoded by the coding sequence ATGATTGTAAAGATGAATAAATATGCCTTTATGGTTTACCATAAAGAATACGAAACATTCTTATCTGATTTGCGTGATGCCGGAGTGGTTCATCTGGTTGAAACCAAATCGACGGCGGACAATAAAGAGCTGCAAGAGTCTCTTATACAACGTAAAAGGATTGATACCCTTAAGAGATACTTTAAGGCCTTGCTGGCGGACCAGAAAGATGTTCAGCAAGCTCCTGCAAGGGATATCTCTGTTAAAGAGGGATTACGACTGGTACAGAAGATAGAAGAATGTCAGGATAAGAAAGCGTTGCTGGAATCGGCCAGGCAGACACTCGAAAAAGAGATTGCTTATATGGAGATCTGGGGCGAATTTACCTATTCAAACATTAATAAACTTCAGCGTGCAGGTTATCATATTACCTTTTTTACCTGCCCCGTTGCTAAATTTAATGATTCATGGGTAGAGAAATACAATGCAATACAGATATCCACTTATCAATCGGTTGTGTATTTTATTACTATCACCAAAATTGGAGAGGTAATTGAAATTGATGCCGAGCGACCAAAGATGCCGGATAGGGGATTGGCAAAGTTGAGAGCCCGTTATAATAAGCAGCTTGAAGACATCAAGGCAATTGCAGACAGACTGAAGCAATATGCGGTGGAGGATTACAATACGCTGGATATGCTGGACAAAAAACTGCATAATAAGTTTAATTACTCCAATGCCATCGTGCAGGCTACCAAGGAAGCTGATGATAAACTGATGCTGATGGAAGGCTGGGCTCCAAGGGAGAAGGAAGAAGCTCTTGAGAAGATGCTGGACGATAAAGGTATTTATTACCAGAAGCTCGAAATAAAGGAAGAAGACAGTGTGCCTATTCAATTGAAAAACAACCGTTTTTCTCGCTTGTTCGAACCTATCACCAAGCTATTCTCATTGCCAAACTACAATGAGTTTGATCCAACGCCGTTTTTCGCACCCTTCTTTATGATGTTCTTTGGATTCTGCTTTGGTGATGCCGGTTATGGAATCATTATAGTTACGGTTTGTACGCTGCTCAAACGTAAGGTTGGTCCGGACTTACGTCCTTTCCTTACTTTGTTCCAGTTTCTGGGATTGGCTACCATTATTTTCGGTCTGCTTTCCGGATCGTTTCTGGGAATTGCATTAGCGGATGTGAAGGCTTTATCTGCTTTTAAAGCATACTTCCTGAATTCCGATAATTTAATGACGCTATCTATTATAGTTGGACTGCTCCAAATTGTATTTGGAAAATGTGTGGCTGCGGCTCAGGTTATCTATCTGAAAGGCTGGAAGTATGGTGTGGCTCCAATTGGCTGGATTTTGGTTATAGTAGCTGCTATTGCGGCATTCGGTCTTCCTATGGTGGGTATTGCTCTTTCTCCAATGATGTTAAACGTATGTAATGGATTGATAGCAATCGGTTTACTTGTTGCATTATTATATAATTCGCCCGGAAAGAATGTATTTTTAAATTTCGGGTCAGGTTTATGGAATGCCTATAATATTGCATCAGGTTTGCTTGGGGATACTTTATCATATATTCGTCTGTTTGCCATTGGACTGACCGGGGCTATTCTTGGTGGGGTGTTCAATGAGTTGGCATTTACAATGACGGATGGAATGAATATTGTATTACGTTCGGTAATGGTATTACTAATATTGTTAATAGGTCATTCAATAAATTTCGGTTTATGTATGATTAGCTCATTGGTACACCCCTTACGTCTTACATTTGTAGAGTATTACAAGAACGCAGAATTTGGAGGCGGTGGAAAAACCTTTACTCCTTTTAAACTAGAGAAATAA
- a CDS encoding ATPase — translation MEPILLAYVGVALMVGLTGIGSAYGVTISGNAVVGAMKKNPDALGSYIALSALPSSQGLYGFVGYFMLKAFLVPEISSFAATAVFGAGLAMGLVGFFSAIRQAGVCANGIAAIGSGHNVFGATMVMAVFPELYAILGLLVLILISGTIPA, via the coding sequence ATGGAACCAATTTTATTAGCGTATGTTGGAGTTGCCTTAATGGTTGGATTGACTGGGATTGGTAGTGCTTACGGTGTTACAATAAGTGGTAACGCTGTGGTAGGTGCTATGAAGAAGAATCCGGATGCTTTAGGTTCGTATATTGCTTTAAGTGCTTTACCAAGTTCTCAGGGTCTTTATGGTTTTGTAGGATATTTTATGTTGAAAGCTTTTTTAGTACCTGAAATTTCCTCTTTTGCTGCAACAGCTGTGTTTGGAGCAGGTTTAGCCATGGGATTAGTAGGCTTCTTCTCTGCAATTCGTCAGGCTGGAGTTTGTGCAAATGGTATTGCAGCTATCGGATCGGGTCATAACGTATTTGGTGCCACCATGGTTATGGCTGTATTCCCCGAATTGTATGCTATCTTAGGTTTGCTTGTGTTGATTTTGATTTCCGGCACAATTCCTGCATAA